The following coding sequences are from one Lolium rigidum isolate FL_2022 chromosome 6, APGP_CSIRO_Lrig_0.1, whole genome shotgun sequence window:
- the LOC124667758 gene encoding uncharacterized protein LOC124667758: MEGEVDKEELACILIRAMSAAKNVVAQRDRLLQLRRRLQLRIAGDEDAARIQEDVASGLHKVYSMGLFHGARYLADCLEMASENRDRFSFSIPAFAVIPHEQLYGLLRRQWHSRRPTTLVQALARIESAYYAVMLPLEHHLPRCIEFLVGVRPPSVTPQTIGVMTGYPDDLIAAANEHLRRLANRPEGKFPNPAAAAAAGKPPPEESSVDVDLALTYLHRSCSLTSLAVKHLDVAIAFVSSFLDPDEVANISKWTDQRTYYTSEEGPYPPDERNCLNC; this comes from the exons ATGGAAGGAGAGGTGGACAAGGAGGAGCTAGCGTGTATCCTCATTCGTGCCATGTCCGCCGCGAAGAACGTCGTGGCCCAGCGCGACCGCCTCCTGCAGCTCCGCCGCCGGCTGCAGCTGCGGATCGCCGGAGACGAGGACGCGGCCAGGATCCAGGAGGATGTCGCCTCCGGCCTCCACAAGGTCTACTCCATGGGCCTTTTCCACGGCGCCCGCTACCTCGCGGACTGCCTCGAGATGGCTTCCGAGAACCGCGACCGCTTCTCCTTCAGCATCCCCGCCTTCGCCGTCATCCCCCACGAGCAGCTCTACGGCCTGCTGCGCCGGCAGTGGCACTCCCGGCGCCCGACCACCCTggtccaggccttggcccgcatcGAGTCCGCCTACTACGCCGTCATGCTCCCCTTGGAACACCACCTCCCCCGCTGCATCGAGTTCCTCGTCGGCGTCCGGCCACCGTCCGTCACCCCCCAGACGATCGGAGTCATGACAGGCTACCCAGATGACCTGATAGCCGCCGCCAACGAGCACCTCCGCCGCCTCGCGAATAGACCGGAGGGCAAATTCCccaaccccgccgccgccgccgccgctggcaaGCCCCCTCCGGAGGAAAGCAGCGTGGACGTGGACCTGGCGCTCACCTACCTCCATCGCTCGTGCTCCCTCACGAGCCTCGCCGTCAAGCACCTGGACGTCGCCATCGCCTTCGTCTCCAGCTTCCTCGACCCGGACGAGGTCGCCAATATCTCCAAATGGACCGACCAACGTACATACTACACCTCTGAG GAGGGGCCTTACCCACCAGATGAAAGAAACTGCTTGAATTGTTGA